One window of Paenibacillus sp. FSL K6-3182 genomic DNA carries:
- the recO gene encoding DNA repair protein RecO, translated as MLYRVEGIVLRSMDYGEGNKIVTLLTKTNGKAGVLIRGAKKVKSKHSSLAQPFTYGEFVYFRSSGLGTLNHGEIIESHHVLREKLDLAAYSSYVAELTDRSIQDDEATGFHFEQLKACLSALQEGKDPQIVSHLYEMRILDLSGYAPALDECVSCGNVVGPFKLSPYAGGILCSRCTGKDPHAVSLGEGAYKLLRLFRRMDMRRLGSIQVKPETKAELKIAMRKLLDTHLGMQLKSRNFLDQLDKLM; from the coding sequence ATGTTGTATCGTGTCGAGGGAATTGTGCTGCGAAGCATGGATTACGGGGAAGGCAATAAAATTGTTACACTGCTGACGAAGACAAATGGAAAAGCGGGTGTACTTATACGCGGAGCGAAAAAGGTGAAAAGCAAACATTCTTCGCTCGCGCAGCCGTTTACATATGGAGAGTTTGTTTATTTCCGAAGCAGCGGGCTTGGCACGCTTAATCATGGTGAGATTATTGAATCTCACCATGTTTTGCGTGAGAAGCTTGATTTGGCTGCTTATTCCTCTTACGTAGCAGAATTGACGGATCGTTCAATACAGGACGACGAGGCAACGGGCTTTCATTTTGAACAGCTAAAAGCATGTCTTTCAGCACTTCAAGAAGGCAAAGACCCTCAAATTGTTTCTCATCTTTATGAAATGCGCATTTTGGACTTGTCTGGTTATGCTCCTGCACTTGATGAATGTGTAAGCTGCGGAAACGTTGTAGGCCCTTTTAAACTTTCTCCCTATGCGGGTGGAATATTATGCTCACGATGTACTGGCAAAGATCCTCATGCGGTTTCGCTAGGGGAGGGCGCTTATAAGCTGCTTCGTTTGTTCCGCAGGATGGATATGAGAAGACTTGGTTCTATTCAAGTGAAGCCTGAAACAAAAGCAGAGCTTAAAATTGCTATGCGTAAGCTGTTAGATACTCATTTAGGAATGCAGTTGAAGTCGCGTAATTTTCTTGATCAGCTCGATAAATTGATGTAA
- the glyQ gene encoding glycine--tRNA ligase subunit alpha has protein sequence MNFQKMILTLQQFWAEQNCILVQPYDVEKGAGTMNPMTFLRSIGPEPWNVAYVEPSRRPADGRYGENPNRLYQHHQFQVILKPSPDNIQELYLESLKQLGIDALEHDIRFVEDNWESPTLGAWGLGWEVWLDGMEITQFTYFQQVGGIDANPVAVEITYGMERLASYIQQKENVFDLEWVEGVTYGDVFKQPEYEHSKYTFETSDTAMLFSLFNMYEQEAQKTMEHHLVFPAYDYVLKCSHTFNLLDARGAISVTERTGYITRVRNLARACASTYYEERERLGFPLLKKGVEQHD, from the coding sequence ATGAATTTTCAAAAAATGATTTTGACTTTGCAGCAGTTCTGGGCTGAACAAAATTGTATTCTCGTACAGCCTTATGACGTTGAGAAGGGTGCAGGAACGATGAACCCTATGACGTTTCTACGCTCGATTGGTCCTGAGCCTTGGAATGTTGCTTATGTGGAACCATCAAGACGTCCAGCGGACGGTCGATACGGTGAGAACCCAAACCGTTTATACCAGCATCATCAATTCCAAGTTATTTTGAAGCCATCGCCTGACAATATTCAGGAGCTTTATTTGGAAAGCTTGAAGCAGCTAGGCATTGATGCACTTGAGCATGATATCCGTTTCGTTGAGGATAACTGGGAATCGCCAACTCTTGGCGCTTGGGGTTTAGGCTGGGAAGTATGGCTGGACGGCATGGAAATTACGCAATTCACCTATTTCCAACAGGTTGGCGGCATTGATGCTAATCCTGTCGCTGTTGAGATCACATATGGTATGGAGCGTTTGGCTTCTTATATTCAACAAAAAGAGAATGTTTTTGATTTGGAATGGGTTGAAGGAGTAACATACGGTGACGTCTTCAAACAACCAGAGTATGAGCATTCCAAATATACATTCGAGACATCGGATACAGCAATGCTGTTCTCTTTATTTAACATGTATGAGCAGGAAGCTCAAAAAACGATGGAGCATCATCTTGTGTTTCCAGCGTACGATTACGTATTAAAATGCTCGCACACCTTTAACCTGCTCGATGCGCGCGGCGCAATCAGCGTAACGGAAAGAACGGGCTATATTACACGGGTAAGAAATTTAGCGCGTGCTTGCGCATCGACATACTACGAGGAAAGAGAACGTCTTGGATTCCCTTTGCTGAAGAAAGGAGTGGAGCAGCATGACTAG
- the era gene encoding GTPase Era, translated as MNQKTSNERSNKKFRSGFVAIIGRPNVGKSTLMNHLIGQKIAIMSDKPQTTRNKIHGVYTTNDTQIVFLDTPGIHKPQSKLGNYMMQTAESALREVEAALFLIDASEGLGGGDRFIIEQLKKVKTPVFLVMNKIDKVEPEQLLPMITQYNALHEFAEIIPISALKGNNVETLLEQLTRYLPEGPQYYPADQITDHPEQFVCSELIREKILHMTREEIPHSIAVTIEDMRVKENGVVYIGAVIFVERDSQKGIIIGKKGDLLKEVGKQARKDIEALLGSRIFLELWVKVKKDWRNQERVLKDLGYRNE; from the coding sequence ATGAATCAAAAAACATCAAATGAACGCAGCAACAAAAAATTTCGGTCCGGTTTCGTAGCTATAATCGGCAGGCCAAATGTTGGTAAATCAACGCTGATGAACCATCTTATCGGTCAAAAAATTGCGATTATGTCAGATAAGCCGCAAACGACACGGAATAAAATTCATGGTGTTTATACGACAAATGACACACAAATCGTGTTTCTTGATACACCTGGTATTCATAAACCACAATCCAAGCTTGGGAATTATATGATGCAAACCGCGGAAAGCGCACTTCGTGAAGTGGAAGCAGCGCTCTTTCTAATCGATGCGTCAGAGGGACTTGGCGGCGGTGACCGTTTTATTATTGAACAGCTGAAAAAAGTGAAAACACCTGTTTTCCTAGTAATGAACAAAATCGATAAAGTAGAGCCTGAACAGCTTCTGCCGATGATTACCCAATATAATGCATTGCATGAATTTGCGGAAATTATCCCAATTTCAGCGCTTAAGGGCAATAATGTGGAAACCTTGCTTGAACAGCTGACTCGTTATTTGCCAGAAGGACCACAGTATTATCCAGCTGATCAAATTACTGATCACCCTGAGCAATTTGTTTGTTCGGAGCTTATTCGCGAGAAAATATTGCATATGACGCGTGAAGAGATTCCGCATTCAATCGCAGTGACCATTGAGGATATGCGCGTAAAGGAAAATGGAGTCGTCTATATCGGCGCTGTTATTTTTGTAGAGCGTGATTCTCAGAAGGGGATCATCATTGGCAAAAAAGGCGATCTGCTGAAGGAAGTTGGCAAACAAGCGCGAAAAGATATCGAAGCGCTCCTTGGCTCACGCATCTTTCTTGAGCTTTGGGTAAAAGTGAAGAAGGATTGGCGCAATCAGGAGCGTGTGCTGAAGGATCTTGGTTACCGGAACGAATAA
- a CDS encoding YqzL family protein, which produces MRNFSWKYFTLTGDVESFMLYKEIHQYGAEGSSDALVGNQDELAELDLEDTSV; this is translated from the coding sequence ATGCGGAATTTTTCGTGGAAGTATTTTACGTTGACCGGGGATGTCGAGTCTTTCATGTTATACAAGGAAATACACCAATACGGAGCAGAAGGCAGCTCCGATGCGTTAGTAGGAAATCAGGATGAGCTTGCCGAGCTGGACCTCGAGGACACATCTGTCTAA
- the yqfD gene encoding sporulation protein YqfD, producing MSGQGANWLKGMVTIHIRGGQPEQLVNRALAGGLQLSSIRWTSSGLLECELSISDFFGLRPYLKETGCRVHVTKRKGLPFLLVKAERRKLFAAGIVLFFAIIFMLSSLVWSIEVQGNVKLTEDQIRAAAKEEGLYPMQWSFRLTDADVLSKQLVRKLPGSTWVGVEKKGTKVIIQVVESTIPDKASLNTPRHLVASDDAVVTEIIAEAGRPVVRKNTKVKKDQILISGTIGGEMNSRTVVAKGNVRGLVWYEFEISSPLVQQVKVYTGDKETKWFAVIGSRALQLSGYGDSAFGKSESIKHEEKVSWRNWSLPIGRMKETIMETRMEDRTLTEEEAKNVGILQAKAKLLLKTGSDAVIRDEIVLHEKADNGKVYMKVLFEVEQSIVKEMPLVHMQGE from the coding sequence GTGAGCGGACAAGGTGCAAATTGGTTAAAGGGTATGGTCACCATTCATATTCGGGGGGGACAACCTGAGCAGCTCGTCAACCGAGCCTTGGCTGGCGGCTTGCAGCTGTCTTCCATCAGATGGACAAGCAGCGGCTTGCTTGAATGTGAGCTGTCAATCAGTGATTTTTTTGGCCTTCGTCCGTATTTAAAAGAGACAGGCTGTCGTGTTCATGTTACGAAGCGCAAAGGATTGCCTTTTCTGCTTGTCAAAGCAGAGCGCAGAAAGCTGTTTGCGGCTGGCATCGTGTTGTTTTTTGCGATTATCTTTATGCTCTCCTCGCTCGTATGGAGCATCGAAGTGCAAGGCAATGTCAAGCTGACGGAGGATCAAATAAGGGCTGCTGCCAAAGAGGAAGGCTTATATCCTATGCAGTGGTCTTTCCGTTTAACCGATGCTGATGTGCTGTCCAAGCAGCTTGTTCGCAAGCTTCCAGGCTCAACCTGGGTTGGTGTGGAGAAAAAGGGGACAAAGGTTATTATTCAAGTGGTTGAATCAACGATACCGGATAAGGCTTCCTTGAATACACCTCGACATTTGGTCGCATCTGATGATGCTGTAGTTACCGAAATTATAGCGGAGGCGGGACGGCCCGTCGTTCGAAAAAATACGAAGGTGAAAAAAGACCAAATTTTGATCTCGGGAACGATTGGGGGAGAAATGAATTCGCGCACTGTCGTTGCCAAGGGCAATGTTCGTGGGCTTGTTTGGTACGAATTTGAAATTTCTTCACCGCTTGTTCAACAGGTTAAGGTGTATACTGGAGATAAAGAGACGAAATGGTTTGCAGTCATCGGCTCGAGAGCGCTTCAGCTTAGCGGGTACGGTGATTCTGCTTTCGGAAAATCCGAATCGATTAAGCATGAGGAGAAGGTTTCCTGGCGCAATTGGTCTCTTCCAATTGGTAGAATGAAGGAGACCATAATGGAAACCCGTATGGAAGACCGCACGCTTACCGAAGAAGAAGCGAAGAACGTCGGCATTCTGCAGGCTAAAGCCAAATTGCTGCTTAAAACAGGCAGCGATGCAGTCATCCGCGATGAAATTGTTTTGCATGAAAAGGCGGACAATGGTAAAGTTTATATGAAAGTTCTTTTTGAAGTCGAGCAATCTATCGTTAAGGAAATGCCACTAGTCCATATGCAGGGAGAATGA
- a CDS encoding diacylglycerol kinase family protein, with translation MRKVISSFAVAISGIGFALRTQSHMRFHAIAAAVVCCLGFMLSLKPLEWAIILMAIALVISAEMINTAIEQAVDLASPNIHPVAKAAKDVAAGAVLVAAAISAIIGLLILGPPLWHLIMD, from the coding sequence ATGCGAAAAGTTATATCTAGTTTCGCAGTTGCAATATCCGGCATAGGTTTTGCTCTTCGGACTCAAAGTCATATGCGGTTTCACGCAATTGCCGCCGCAGTGGTGTGCTGTTTAGGATTTATGCTATCACTTAAGCCGCTTGAATGGGCGATTATTTTAATGGCGATCGCCCTCGTGATAAGTGCTGAAATGATAAATACGGCAATTGAACAGGCGGTTGATCTAGCAAGCCCCAATATTCATCCAGTAGCTAAAGCTGCTAAGGATGTTGCTGCTGGGGCGGTGTTAGTTGCTGCTGCAATTTCTGCAATTATAGGGCTGCTCATACTTGGGCCGCCCTTATGGCATTTAATAATGGATTAA
- a CDS encoding PhoH family protein — protein MQIETKVVKIPLGNAAEGLGVFGPQDNFLRLIQAQVESSITSREAEIVISGPVEEVDSLEQLYNVLLQLVRGGYKPSERDVAYALELARSMQAEELLDLFKKEITTTFRGKPIRVKTIGQRHYVKTIRKKDIVFGIGPAGTGKTYLAVVLAVAALKEGSVKRIVLTRPAVEAGENLGFLPGDLQEKVDPYLRPLYDALHDVLGPDQTVKALERGMIEIAPLAYMRGRTLDDAFIILDEAQNTTPEQMKMFLTRLGFSSKMVITGDVTQIDLPRGKNSGLIEAQRILRDIEEIGIILFSEQDVVRHSLVQKIIVAYNWDAENKA, from the coding sequence TTGCAAATTGAAACGAAAGTAGTAAAGATACCGCTCGGCAACGCAGCGGAAGGACTTGGAGTATTCGGACCACAGGATAATTTTTTACGTCTCATTCAAGCGCAAGTAGAGTCTTCGATTACATCGCGTGAAGCGGAAATTGTCATATCAGGTCCTGTAGAAGAGGTTGATTCGTTAGAACAACTATACAATGTGCTCTTACAGCTCGTTCGCGGGGGCTATAAGCCATCAGAGCGTGATGTTGCATATGCACTTGAGCTCGCCAGATCGATGCAGGCAGAAGAGCTGTTGGACTTGTTTAAGAAAGAAATTACAACTACCTTCCGTGGTAAGCCGATTCGGGTAAAGACGATCGGTCAACGCCATTATGTGAAGACGATCCGCAAGAAGGATATCGTGTTTGGAATAGGTCCAGCCGGAACAGGTAAGACATATTTGGCCGTTGTGCTCGCTGTCGCTGCTTTGAAGGAAGGCTCGGTAAAAAGAATTGTTCTTACGAGACCTGCCGTAGAAGCGGGAGAAAATCTCGGCTTTTTGCCAGGCGATTTGCAGGAGAAGGTCGATCCTTATCTTCGTCCTTTGTATGATGCACTGCATGATGTGCTTGGACCTGATCAGACGGTCAAAGCGCTTGAGCGCGGTATGATTGAAATTGCCCCGCTTGCTTATATGCGCGGCAGAACGCTTGACGATGCGTTTATTATTTTGGATGAAGCACAAAATACGACGCCTGAGCAAATGAAAATGTTTCTAACAAGACTAGGATTTAGTTCTAAAATGGTTATAACGGGAGACGTTACGCAAATCGATTTGCCGCGGGGCAAAAACTCCGGCTTAATTGAAGCTCAGCGGATTCTGAGAGACATAGAGGAAATTGGCATCATCCTTTTCTCAGAGCAGGACGTCGTTCGTCATTCGCTCGTTCAAAAGATTATTGTTGCCTACAACTGGGATGCTGAAAACAAAGCCTAG
- a CDS encoding MDR family MFS transporter yields MSTGQNRLGFVVAGLLLGILVASIDNTIVSTAMATIVSDLGGLDKYVWVTSAYLVTEMAGMPIFGKLSDMYGRKRFFVLGISLFLIGSVLCGTAESITQLTIYRAIQGIGGGAMMPIAFAIVFDIFPAEKRGKMGGLFGAVFGTSSLFGPLAGAYLTEYINWRWIFYINVPIGLVALAFIVIYYKESLSHSKQKIDWWGATTLVGSIVCLMFALELGGTEFAWDSTQIIGLFAGFAVLLGIFLFVETKAAEPIISFNMFKQRLFAASTGAGLFYGAAFITAALYIPMFVQGVFGGTAVSAGLTLLPMTLGSVIAAQLGGLLVNKMSYRSVMMISAVIFIIGIFLLSTITPETTRFMLSVYMFLTGFGIGFSFSVLGMSSIHGFDMRQRGSATSTMSFIRSLGMTVGITVFGIIQRNHFTKGMTDAFAGGEGAAPMTENARELLSPEKRAEIPAPVMEKIVAALSDSVSTTFVWSIVPAGLALVCVLMMGNTGMKDIIGKREGKTANTDEIRAH; encoded by the coding sequence ATGTCTACAGGACAAAATAGACTGGGCTTTGTCGTGGCCGGACTTTTGCTTGGCATACTGGTCGCATCAATCGATAATACGATTGTATCGACCGCAATGGCAACGATTGTATCCGATCTTGGCGGCTTGGACAAATATGTGTGGGTTACATCTGCATATTTGGTAACAGAGATGGCAGGCATGCCGATTTTCGGGAAATTGTCTGACATGTATGGGAGAAAACGTTTTTTCGTTTTAGGTATTTCTTTATTTCTAATCGGCTCTGTTCTTTGCGGAACGGCTGAATCGATTACGCAGCTGACCATTTACCGTGCTATTCAAGGTATTGGCGGCGGTGCGATGATGCCAATTGCCTTTGCAATCGTATTTGACATTTTTCCAGCAGAGAAACGCGGTAAAATGGGTGGATTGTTCGGTGCTGTATTTGGTACCTCAAGCTTGTTTGGACCGCTTGCAGGCGCATACTTAACGGAATATATCAATTGGCGCTGGATCTTTTACATCAATGTACCCATTGGTCTTGTAGCACTTGCTTTTATCGTTATTTATTACAAAGAGTCACTATCTCATTCCAAGCAAAAGATCGACTGGTGGGGAGCAACGACACTTGTGGGCTCTATCGTCTGTCTCATGTTTGCACTCGAGCTCGGTGGAACTGAGTTTGCTTGGGATTCAACGCAAATTATTGGTTTATTTGCTGGCTTTGCGGTTTTACTCGGCATATTTCTTTTCGTGGAAACCAAGGCAGCAGAACCAATCATTTCGTTTAATATGTTCAAACAAAGACTGTTTGCAGCAAGTACGGGAGCAGGCTTATTTTACGGAGCGGCGTTTATTACAGCAGCTTTATACATCCCGATGTTTGTCCAAGGCGTATTCGGCGGAACAGCGGTTAGTGCAGGTTTAACTTTACTGCCTATGACCTTGGGATCAGTTATTGCGGCGCAGCTCGGTGGTTTATTAGTCAACAAAATGTCCTATCGCAGCGTCATGATGATCTCAGCTGTTATATTTATTATAGGTATTTTCTTGCTATCCACCATTACGCCGGAAACAACAAGGTTTATGTTGTCCGTGTATATGTTCTTAACTGGATTTGGTATCGGCTTCTCATTCTCTGTGCTTGGAATGTCCTCCATTCATGGATTCGATATGCGGCAAAGAGGAAGCGCCACATCTACGATGTCCTTCATTCGTTCATTAGGCATGACAGTAGGGATTACGGTATTCGGCATTATTCAGCGCAACCACTTTACAAAGGGTATGACTGATGCTTTTGCAGGTGGAGAAGGAGCGGCTCCGATGACGGAAAATGCACGTGAGCTGTTATCACCGGAGAAGCGTGCGGAAATACCGGCTCCTGTCATGGAGAAGATTGTTGCCGCTTTGTCAGATTCAGTATCAACCACGTTCGTTTGGTCTATTGTGCCCGCAGGATTAGCATTAGTTTGTGTTTTGATGATGGGGAATACGGGTATGAAAGATATTATCGGCAAACGTGAGGGAAAAACGGCTAATACAGATGAGATTCGTGCACATTAG
- a CDS encoding HDIG domain-containing metalloprotein — protein sequence MNQNQTGKQGNLRPSKTAGWKQSAAVRWVLMLMFVLLFYFSLAPHLVPETYDIQEGAVSEKDIKAPFQIKDEKATRQAEEDAAEKVDVIYSIVPLRNEVLVDQIFVRIEQLNQDDQVTLQNKIDIYRNEIPGRYSEYIDTFVKLNKGRGTYNNTLLEEMALIAKEQQYTIPEETFYKMPNLTAETLTEMRDVARDIVRKLTVEQLRDAETARTQVAELVNASSLSSRTSREIVQELARFAIMPNKFLDKEATDEAKVQAKQNTPPVVIKEGELIVKRGQTITPELYKLLVDSSLLQDRKTYWPQFGLLIMSVMFIVVIYAYLHQSGSINGIKPKYNNSSLLMLWLIFLINIITMEITSLTQTDAAPYAGYLAPAALGTMLITLLLDMHLAMISSIIFAIMGSIILNTSQHQIFDFQYGFVIIVVSFAAIFSIHRASQRSTILKAGIMVSLFGSLSVLSILLLSEQLERAHFIYSVAFAFASGLITAVLVIGLMPFFEVTFGILSALKLVELSNPNHPLLRKLLTETPGTYHHSVMVGNLSEAAAEAIGADGLLCRVGSFYHDIGKTKRPNYFIENQSNIENPHDTIDPKLSKSIIVAHARDGVDMLKGHNIPKPIRDIAEQHHGTTSLKFFYYKAIKQAEEQGVEPAFTEDDFRYPGPKAQSKEAAVVGIADCVEAAVRSLRNPTVEQVEAMINKIIKSRLDDNQYNECDLTLKELDKIAHSLKESVIGIFHSRIEYPDDVKTKERLS from the coding sequence ATGAACCAAAACCAGACCGGAAAACAAGGGAACTTGCGGCCGTCCAAAACGGCGGGTTGGAAGCAGAGTGCAGCCGTTCGCTGGGTGCTGATGTTGATGTTTGTGCTGCTATTCTATTTCAGCTTAGCTCCGCATCTCGTTCCTGAAACCTATGATATTCAGGAGGGCGCTGTAAGCGAGAAGGATATCAAAGCGCCCTTCCAAATTAAAGACGAGAAGGCGACTAGACAAGCGGAAGAGGATGCAGCCGAGAAAGTCGATGTCATCTATTCGATAGTACCGCTACGCAACGAGGTGCTAGTTGACCAAATCTTTGTTCGAATAGAGCAGCTGAATCAGGACGACCAAGTAACCTTGCAAAATAAGATTGATATTTATCGCAATGAAATCCCAGGCCGTTATTCGGAGTATATTGATACCTTTGTTAAGCTGAATAAGGGCCGTGGAACGTATAACAACACGCTGCTTGAGGAAATGGCGCTTATTGCGAAGGAGCAGCAATACACCATTCCGGAAGAAACCTTTTACAAGATGCCCAATCTAACAGCAGAAACGCTAACCGAGATGCGCGATGTAGCTCGGGATATTGTGCGTAAACTGACAGTAGAACAGCTTCGTGATGCGGAAACCGCTCGAACACAGGTTGCGGAACTTGTTAATGCAAGCTCGCTATCCAGCCGGACAAGCAGAGAAATTGTGCAAGAGCTTGCGAGATTCGCCATCATGCCAAACAAGTTTCTGGATAAGGAAGCGACGGACGAGGCTAAAGTGCAGGCTAAGCAAAACACGCCGCCTGTCGTAATTAAAGAAGGTGAGCTGATCGTGAAGCGCGGTCAGACAATTACGCCTGAATTGTACAAGCTGCTCGTTGATTCTTCCCTGCTGCAGGATCGTAAGACTTATTGGCCGCAGTTCGGATTGCTAATCATGTCTGTGATGTTTATCGTCGTCATTTACGCGTATTTGCATCAGTCTGGAAGTATTAATGGGATTAAGCCCAAATATAACAACTCTTCTCTTTTGATGTTGTGGCTCATCTTTCTGATCAATATTATTACGATGGAGATTACTTCGTTGACGCAGACGGATGCTGCCCCTTATGCGGGTTATTTGGCTCCTGCTGCTCTCGGGACGATGCTGATTACATTGCTGTTAGATATGCATCTAGCCATGATCAGCTCCATAATATTTGCAATAATGGGCAGTATTATATTGAACACGAGCCAGCATCAAATTTTTGATTTCCAATACGGCTTTGTCATTATTGTCGTTTCGTTTGCTGCTATCTTCTCGATTCATAGAGCGAGTCAGCGATCAACAATATTGAAGGCCGGAATAATGGTGAGCTTATTCGGCTCCTTGTCTGTTTTATCCATTTTACTGCTGTCTGAACAGCTGGAACGGGCTCATTTCATCTATTCTGTTGCTTTTGCGTTTGCTAGCGGTTTGATTACTGCGGTGCTCGTCATTGGACTGATGCCGTTCTTTGAAGTTACATTCGGAATTTTATCTGCGCTTAAGCTTGTAGAGCTTTCGAATCCCAATCACCCGCTGCTTCGCAAGCTGTTGACTGAAACGCCGGGAACCTATCACCATAGCGTAATGGTGGGCAATTTGTCAGAAGCGGCAGCAGAAGCAATTGGGGCAGACGGCTTATTATGTAGGGTTGGCTCGTTTTACCACGATATTGGAAAGACGAAGCGGCCGAATTATTTTATCGAAAACCAATCCAATATTGAAAATCCGCATGATACGATTGATCCTAAGTTAAGCAAATCAATCATTGTTGCTCATGCGAGAGACGGCGTCGATATGCTTAAAGGGCATAATATCCCTAAGCCGATTCGCGATATTGCAGAGCAGCACCATGGAACAACATCGCTGAAATTCTTTTATTACAAAGCGATAAAACAAGCGGAAGAACAAGGTGTCGAACCTGCGTTTACGGAAGATGATTTTAGGTATCCTGGTCCGAAGGCACAGTCAAAGGAAGCGGCTGTTGTTGGCATTGCTGATTGCGTGGAAGCAGCGGTTCGCAGCCTTCGCAACCCGACAGTAGAGCAGGTAGAAGCAATGATTAACAAAATTATTAAAAGCAGGCTGGATGACAATCAATACAATGAATGTGATTTAACGTTGAAGGAGCTGGACAAAATTGCGCATTCACTTAAGGAAAGCGTAATTGGCATCTTCCATTCACGTATTGAATATCCGGATGATGTGAAAACAAAGGAGCGTTTGTCATGA
- the cdd gene encoding cytidine deaminase, with amino-acid sequence MLVFEGLSESYTSLMNAAKEAMSRAYVPYSNFQVGAALLDDEGQVHYGCNIENAAYSPTNCAERTALYRAVADGKRPGQFQAIAVIGDTDSPIAPCGVCRQVLVELCPPEMPVIMGNLKGQWTISTVSGILPGAFTPASLDNRER; translated from the coding sequence ATGTTGGTTTTTGAAGGATTGTCGGAGTCTTATACTTCGCTAATGAATGCGGCTAAGGAAGCGATGTCAAGAGCATACGTTCCTTATTCAAATTTCCAAGTTGGAGCAGCACTGCTTGACGATGAGGGCCAAGTCCATTATGGTTGCAACATAGAGAACGCAGCTTACAGTCCAACAAACTGTGCGGAGCGTACCGCATTATATCGCGCAGTAGCGGATGGAAAGCGACCAGGACAATTCCAAGCAATAGCTGTTATTGGCGATACGGATTCTCCAATCGCGCCATGCGGCGTTTGCCGCCAAGTTCTAGTTGAGCTATGTCCGCCAGAAATGCCTGTCATTATGGGGAATTTAAAAGGTCAATGGACGATCTCAACCGTTTCAGGCATATTGCCGGGTGCCTTCACGCCGGCTTCATTAGATAATAGGGAGCGTTAA
- the ybeY gene encoding rRNA maturation RNase YbeY → MSLQLGWSNEQEKLEIPEDWITKIEQLLQLAGEAEGISDGEVSLTFTNDEEIHQLNREYRGIDRPTDVLSFAMQEDGVDELDIIFEVDSEDEKDPISGMLGDIIISVDTALAQSEEYGHSLEREIGFLFVHGFLHLIGYDHQDDETEAEMTAKQEAILQQAGLTR, encoded by the coding sequence ATGAGCTTGCAACTCGGTTGGAGCAATGAGCAGGAAAAGCTGGAAATACCCGAGGATTGGATTACAAAAATAGAGCAATTGCTGCAATTGGCTGGTGAAGCGGAAGGCATTTCCGATGGTGAGGTGTCTTTAACATTCACAAACGATGAGGAAATTCATCAGCTGAATCGTGAATATCGCGGAATTGATCGTCCAACTGATGTATTGTCATTCGCTATGCAAGAAGATGGCGTGGATGAGCTTGATATTATTTTTGAAGTGGACAGCGAGGATGAGAAGGACCCGATATCAGGCATGCTTGGCGATATTATAATAAGCGTGGATACGGCTCTTGCTCAAAGCGAGGAGTACGGTCATTCCTTGGAACGCGAAATCGGCTTTTTGTTTGTACATGGTTTTTTGCATTTGATCGGTTACGACCATCAGGATGATGAAACCGAAGCCGAAATGACCGCTAAGCAAGAAGCGATTTTGCAGCAGGCTGGCTTAACTCGTTAA
- the yqfC gene encoding sporulation protein YqfC, with translation MRHIKKRFRKMTAELLDMPHDVVFDLPRLTMIGDCQLYIENHRGVVHFSSERLRLALSKGQLEVTGSSLVIRTIWTEEVFIEGQITNIQLIP, from the coding sequence ATGCGCCACATAAAAAAGAGATTTCGCAAAATGACAGCAGAGCTGCTTGATATGCCGCATGATGTCGTATTTGATTTGCCGCGATTAACAATGATTGGAGACTGCCAATTATATATCGAGAACCATCGTGGTGTTGTTCATTTCTCTAGTGAGCGATTGAGACTCGCGCTAAGCAAAGGCCAGTTGGAGGTTACGGGAAGCTCTCTAGTTATCCGCACCATTTGGACAGAAGAAGTGTTTATTGAGGGACAAATTACGAATATTCAATTGATTCCATGA